The genomic DNA TTCGGGTCCGTGGTGTAGACGCCGTCGACGTCCGTGTAGATCTCGCAGCTGTCGGCCTTGAGCGCCGCCGCGATCGCGACGGCCGTCGTGTCCGAGCCGCCGCGGCCGAGGGTGGTGACGTTGCCTTCCTCGTCCTGGCCCTGGAAGCCGGCCACCACGGCGATCTCGCCCTTCTTGAGCGCGTCGAAGACCTTCTCGGCGTCGATGCTCTTGATGCGCGCCTTGCTGAAGGCCGAGTCGGTGGTGATGCGGACCTGATGCCCGAGGAAGCTGCGGGCCTTGCCGCGCTGGTCCTGGATGGCGAGCGACACCAGGCCCACCGAGACCTGCTCACCGGTGGCGACGACCACGTCGCTCTCACGCTCGCTGGGCTTCTTGGAGATCTCGTTGACGAGCTTGAGGAGCCGGTTGGTCTCGCCGGACATGGCCGAGACGACCACGACCACGTCGTGGCCCTGCTTGCGCGTCGCGAGGGCGCGCTTGGCCACGTTGCGCATGCGGTCGATGCTGCCGACCGAAGTGCCGCCGTACTTCTGGACGATGAGCGCCATGTCCTCCCCGAGCCCCGCGAATTTCGGCGGCGCAGTTTAGGGACCGGCGAGGGGATGTCAAACCACCTCGGTTCCTGGTTCCTGGTTGCTTGTTCCTGGCGGCAGGCCCACTTGACTCCCCTTCCAGAAGGGGTCGCGGGATGAGGTTTCACGAAACGGGAATGCCTTTACCCTGCCGTGTCACTCACCATACCGTTGCACCCGCGGCGCGACTCTCGCCCGCGCGAAGGGCCGGAGGAGCAGTCTCATGCGGAAGATCATGGCTGGGGTGGTGTTGGCGGTCGGCGTCGTCGGGTTCCTTGCGGCTTCAGGCTGCGACGTCATCAAGCAGGCGCAGAGCAACCAGGTGATGCTCGCCCAATTGCTCTCCACGCCCGACGAGTCCGTGGCGGGCAAGAGCGTGCCCGGCAAGGTGATCTGCAACGTCTTCCTCGGCACGCGCGACCCGGCCAACCTCCAGGCCCCGCCCACTCCGACGACCGGCGCGCAGGTGCACATCGAGTTCAACGGCCAGTCGGTGAACCTCAACGAGACCGGCGGCGGCAACTACACCGCCACGAGCGGGGTCACGTACACCGAGGGCGCCTCGTACAAGTTCGTGGCCGTGATCGGCTCGACGACCTTCGCCGAGGACGTGACCGCGCCCGAGAAGGAGGAGATCGCCGAGTTCCACCAGGGCGCGCTCGCGCCCGACGCCGGCATCAGCTTCGACGGCGGCATCCCGTTCTTCGAGGACGGCGGCTCGCCCGTCTTCCCCGACGGCGGCCTCGACTACGCCAACCTCCCGGTGCTCAACGTCCAGGCCGGCCAGAACCTCACCCTCACCCGCCCGCCCGCCGACGGGGAGCGCAACATCGCCCTCACGGTGGTCACGCCCGTGACCGATCAGGGTCCGCAGCAGCCGACCTTCACCGATCCGCCGCTCGACGCGCAGGGCCTGATCACGGTGCTCGTCGACCCGAGCAAGTACCAGCAGAACACCGTGACCGTGGACGGCACCAAGGCGTGGGCCACCTGCCCGCCCAGCGACTACCTGGTGACCGTGACCGCGATGAAGAAGGGCACCACCGAGGGCACCAACCTCTTCCTCGGCTCGACGGCGCTCGCTGGCTCGGCCGACGCGGCGCCCGCGCACTGCACGCCGTAGCCAAGCTCAGGGCGCCCAAATCCGGCCGGGCGTCACGTTCGCGCTGACGCACGCCGGGTCTGCGTTCGCTTGCACCTGGTGGCACGAGTTGCACGCCCCGCTCGGCGCCAGGTGCAGCATGGGGAGCGTGGTGCCGTTACGGGTGATGGTGACCGTGTAGGGTGGCGTGAGCGACGTGAGCGAGCTCCGGCGGCTGTCGAAGTTGCCGTTGTTGCCCACGCTGGCCGTGCGCGTCACGGTCGTGCCGTTTGCGTCGACCACGGTGACCGTGGCGTCGGCGCTGAGCGCCTTGCCAGTGGCGTCGTCGTAGGCCGTGCCGCCGAAGTTGAGCGCCGGGCCCTGGTCGCCGGTGTTGGCCGGGTTGTTGGTGTGGCACTGGTCGCAGTTGTCGCCGGGGTTCATGTTCGAGTCGCCGTCGAACACGCCCGGCGCCGAGCCCCAGTTCTGCGCCACGCACGCCGCCTGGGGTCCGAGCGCCCCGGGGCCGATGGTGCCCGTCGAGCCGGAGCCACCGGTGCCCGTGCCGCTGCCCGTGCTGCACACGCCCGACGGATTGCTGGCCCAGTCGAGGATGGTCTGCTTGTCGGCGGCAGTGATGGTCGCGTTCTGCGGCATCAGGCCCGCGCC from Deltaproteobacteria bacterium includes the following:
- a CDS encoding carboxypeptidase regulatory-like domain-containing protein is translated as MRTALAALSLALVAVVGCGAKYPGDSSSSGGDTGTTAASGSTGVTGGSGGTTGSCVPVDWNTVSALFVTYCTTCHSPTGMASRYVDLTNQSASTADASAIAAYVGAGLMPQNATITAADKQTILDWASNPSGVCSTGSGTGTGGSGSTGTIGPGALGPQAACVAQNWGSAPGVFDGDSNMNPGDNCDQCHTNNPANTGDQGPALNFGGTAYDDATGKALSADATVTVVDANGTTVTRTASVGNNGNFDSRRSSLTSLTPPYTVTITRNGTTLPMLHLAPSGACNSCHQVQANADPACVSANVTPGRIWAP